The following nucleotide sequence is from Euzebyales bacterium.
CTCGCTCGTGATGATCGTGATCTCCGCTGTCGGCTTCGTCCTCCACGCGCTGCTACTCGGTTGGGATGAGAACCGTGAGAAGGAGCGCTCGGTCGAGGAGGTCGTGATCGAACGCGAGCCGGTCGGAGCCGGCCGATGACCGGCCGTAGCCGACGAGCGCGGCGCACCGGCTGCCACATGTCGTAGCTCGCTGCCACGCGGGCGCCGCGCCGCCCTCGGCGGACGACGGAGCTCCTGCGCCGCCGTCTGCCGCACGCACGCGCGACCCTAGACTGGCCGCGATGCCTCGCCTCCTGCTGGTTGTCGCCGCCTTGGCCGTGCTGACCGCCGGCTGCACGCTGGGAACGGCCGCCGAGGGCGACGGCTTCGTGTCCGCTGACGGCACGACCGACATCGCCGCCGGCGAGCGTGAGCCTGCGCCGGAGGTCACCGGGCCCACCCTCGACGGTTCGCCGCTCGCGCTCGCCGACCTCAACGGGCCCGTCGTCGTCAACTTCTGGGCGTCGTGGTGCGGGCCGTGCGCCCAGGAGGCGCCGCATCTGGCAGCCATCGCGGAGCGGTACGCCGACCGGGGTGTGCAGGTCGTCGGCGTCAACGTCCGGGACACGACCGCCAACGCGCTGGCGTTCGAGCGCGAGTACGACATCTCGTACCCGTCATGGGATGACGAGAGCGCCCAGATCGCCTCCCAGTTCGGCGCGCTCGGACCCGCCGGGCTGCCCAGCACCGTCCTGCTCGACGCCGACCACCGCGTCGCGTCGCGGATGTTCGGTGCCGTGAAAGCCCGTCAGGTGGCG
It contains:
- a CDS encoding TlpA disulfide reductase family protein, translating into MPRLLLVVAALAVLTAGCTLGTAAEGDGFVSADGTTDIAAGEREPAPEVTGPTLDGSPLALADLNGPVVVNFWASWCGPCAQEAPHLAAIAERYADRGVQVVGVNVRDTTANALAFEREYDISYPSWDDESAQIASQFGALGPAGLPSTVLLDADHRVASRMFGAVKARQVAPRLDALLAEAG